A region of the Nocardia nova SH22a genome:
CTCCTGCCCGTACCACCGCTGGTCCTACGACATGGACGGCAGTCTGCGAACCATCACGCGCGACAACACCTTCGGCGAGCCGGAGCGCGAGACCCTCGGCCTGATCGAGCTGCCCACCGAGGAGCGGCACGGCTTCGTCTGGGTCGTCGACGATGCCGACGCCGAGATCGACGTCGCGGCCTGGCTGGGTCCGGAGATGGACGCCGTGCTGTCGGGCTACGACCTGCAGTCGAAGGTCTGTGTGCAGGGCGAGGGTTTCGACGAGCCGGTGAACTGGAAGATCATGCAGGACGCCTTCCTCGACGGCTATCACATCCAGTACGCGCATCCCAACACCGCGGCCAAGCACATCCACACCAATGTGCTGGCCTTCGATGATTTCGGGCGGCACTGCCGGTTCATCGCCCCGCGCAAGTCGATCGACCGCTGGATCGAGGAGGACCCGGGCGAGCGCAGCCTCGCCGCGGATGTCACCGAGACGCATTTCCTGCTGCCCAACAGCACCCTGTTGCGTCAGCCGGATCACTTCCAGCTGCTGACCTTCCGACCGCATCCCACCGAACCGCAGCGCAGCCGCATGGAGATGCGGCTGCTCGTCCCGCCGGTCGAACAGACCCGGATGACCGAGGAGAAGTGGACCCGGCTGTGGGACAAGAACTGGCAGATCCTGCTCGACGTCCTGCACGCCGAGGACTTCCCGCTCCTGCGCGATTCCCAGCGCGGCATGACCAGCGCGAGTGCGGGACGAATGGTGCTGGGGCAGAACGAGGTCGCCAACCAGGTGTTCCGCCGCGAGACCCAGAAACTGCTGACGCAGAAGTGACCGAGGCGCCGGGGCGCACGCGCCCCGGCACAGGAGGAGTGCAGTGAGAACAGACCTTTTCGAGTCCGACCACGACCTGTTCGGCCGGACCGTGCGCGGCTTCGTCGAGCGCCATGTCATCCACAAGATGGACAAGTGGGACGCCGACCGGCTCATCGATCGCGACACCTGGCGCGCGGCCGGTGCTCAGGGCCTGCTCGGCCTGGCGGTGCCGGAGGAATACGGCGGGGCGGGTGAGACCGACTACCGATTCCGGGTGGTGATCCAGACCGAGATCGCCCGCGTGGGAGCCTCTGCCTTGCAGTCGGGATTTTCCACCAACGACGACATCGTCCTGAATTATCTGCTGCGGCACGCGAATTCCGAACAGCGCGAACGCTGGCTTCCCGGATTCGTCACCGGCGAGACGATCGGCGCCATCGCCATGACCGAGCCCGGTGCCGGCAGCGATCTGCGTTCGGTGCAGACCACGGCGGTCCGCGAGGGAGACGACTGGGTGATCAACGGGTCCAAGACCTTCATCACCAGCGGCATGCTCGCCGATCTGGTGATCGTCTTCGCGGTCACCGATCGCGATCTGGGCTCGCGCGGTTTCAGCCTGTTCGTCGTCGAGGACGGCACCCCCGGTTTCACCCGCGGCCGCAAACTCGACAAGGTCGGGCTGCACGCCCAGGACACCGCGGAACTGTTCTTCGACAATGTCCGGGTTCCGGACGCGAACCGGCTCGGCGACATCGGCGGCGGCTTCGGCTACCTGATGCGGAGCCTGCCGCTGGAGCGGCTCGGAATCGGCATCGCCGCACAGGTTTCCGCGGAGGCCGTGATGGGCTGGACCCTCGACTACATCAAGGAGCGCCGCGCCTTCGGCAAGCCGATCGCCGAATTCCAGGGCCTCGGATTCACCGTGGCCGAACTGCAGACCGCCACCGAGGTCTCCCGCGCCTACATCGACCGCTGTGTCCGCGAATACAACAACGGCACGCTGACCGCCGTCGATGCCGCCAAGGCCAAGCTGTGGGCCACCGAGTTGCAGGGCAAGGTCATCGACGCGGGTGTCCAGCTGCACGGCGGATACGGGTACATGATGGAGTATCCGGTCGCCAAGGCGTATATAGACGCCCGCATCCAGCGCATCTACGGCGGCACGAACGAGATCATGAAAGAGATCATCCATCGCGATCTGCTGCGGGCGTGACCGGCGGGCCGACGCGGGCAACCGCGTCGGCCCGTGATCCGAAAGATGGTGCGCCCCTTACCCGTGCGCGGTCGTGCCGCGCGGACCCGCACCGCCTGCCGACAGCATCTCGGCGACGTCGACCAGCTTCACCCGGGGACGCCGGTCCGCCCGGCCCGCACCGCGTTCGGCGGCATCGATCGACTTCCAGCCACGGGCGCCGAGCCTGTTCGGCTGCCGTCGATCCAGCAATTCGTCCAGATCGGCACGCGATCGCGACGGTGTGCGCAGCCGACCGGCGGCGAAATCCTCGACCAGCGCGTACACCGTCTCCTGCGAGCAGTATCGGTTGGTGCCGATCACGCCCGACGGCCCG
Encoded here:
- a CDS encoding acyl-CoA dehydrogenase family protein, with the protein product MRTDLFESDHDLFGRTVRGFVERHVIHKMDKWDADRLIDRDTWRAAGAQGLLGLAVPEEYGGAGETDYRFRVVIQTEIARVGASALQSGFSTNDDIVLNYLLRHANSEQRERWLPGFVTGETIGAIAMTEPGAGSDLRSVQTTAVREGDDWVINGSKTFITSGMLADLVIVFAVTDRDLGSRGFSLFVVEDGTPGFTRGRKLDKVGLHAQDTAELFFDNVRVPDANRLGDIGGGFGYLMRSLPLERLGIGIAAQVSAEAVMGWTLDYIKERRAFGKPIAEFQGLGFTVAELQTATEVSRAYIDRCVREYNNGTLTAVDAAKAKLWATELQGKVIDAGVQLHGGYGYMMEYPVAKAYIDARIQRIYGGTNEIMKEIIHRDLLRA
- a CDS encoding aromatic ring-hydroxylating oxygenase subunit alpha, with amino-acid sequence MTEVGAPREERIRRALTHLRNDTTDEFGHVTWFEPTEFTDPAVARRERDLIFGRVPSIVAHGSEIPRAGDFFTLQMPRNNIIVVRQRDGGVKALVNLCRHRGALLEKEDKGRCRLFSCPYHRWSYDMDGSLRTITRDNTFGEPERETLGLIELPTEERHGFVWVVDDADAEIDVAAWLGPEMDAVLSGYDLQSKVCVQGEGFDEPVNWKIMQDAFLDGYHIQYAHPNTAAKHIHTNVLAFDDFGRHCRFIAPRKSIDRWIEEDPGERSLAADVTETHFLLPNSTLLRQPDHFQLLTFRPHPTEPQRSRMEMRLLVPPVEQTRMTEEKWTRLWDKNWQILLDVLHAEDFPLLRDSQRGMTSASAGRMVLGQNEVANQVFRRETQKLLTQK